A window of the bacterium genome harbors these coding sequences:
- a CDS encoding LD-carboxypeptidase, translated as MTIRKPEKLNRGDLIGILSPASPPFGEKKEQYDKGVQYLLDRGYRIIEGPHVFEEYGYLAGTDAERAEDLNTLFAHPDVRALFCSRGGYGTPRLLDKIDYAAIKKHPKILVGYSDITCLQLALYAKTGLISYSGPMVAVEMGKGIHPLTEKHFWPLLTSTRRMAMKARVAEFKPQRIHPGTAEGRLLGGCLSLIAPLLGTDYQPDFRGAILVLEDIGEEVYNIDRYLVQFKYAGILKQINGLVFGQFLETVDEEKTSPDLSLDEVIHEYTHDLAIPILANFPYGHNEIKYTLPIGCRVRL; from the coding sequence ATGACCATTCGCAAGCCTGAAAAGCTGAATCGAGGCGACCTGATCGGCATTCTCTCGCCGGCCAGCCCGCCTTTTGGAGAAAAGAAAGAGCAGTACGACAAAGGCGTGCAATATCTCCTCGATCGCGGCTATCGCATTATCGAGGGGCCGCATGTGTTCGAGGAGTACGGTTACCTCGCGGGCACGGATGCAGAACGCGCCGAAGATTTAAACACTCTGTTCGCTCATCCGGATGTGCGCGCTCTATTCTGTTCCCGCGGCGGCTATGGCACTCCGCGCCTGCTCGATAAAATCGACTATGCGGCGATTAAAAAACATCCCAAGATCCTTGTGGGCTACAGCGATATCACCTGTCTGCAGTTGGCGCTGTATGCCAAAACCGGCTTGATCAGCTATTCCGGCCCCATGGTGGCGGTGGAAATGGGCAAGGGCATTCATCCGCTTACTGAAAAACATTTCTGGCCGCTGCTGACCTCCACGCGGCGAATGGCCATGAAAGCGCGCGTTGCAGAGTTCAAGCCGCAACGCATCCATCCCGGGACGGCCGAAGGCCGCCTGCTGGGCGGGTGCCTTTCACTCATCGCTCCGTTGCTGGGCACGGACTATCAACCCGATTTTCGCGGCGCGATTCTGGTGCTGGAGGACATCGGCGAAGAGGTCTACAACATCGACCGGTATCTGGTGCAGTTCAAGTATGCCGGCATTCTGAAACAGATCAATGGATTGGTGTTCGGACAATTTCTCGAAACCGTGGATGAGGAAAAGACCTCGCCGGACCTTTCTTTGGATGAGGTGATCCACGAATACACTCATGACCTCGCCATCCCGATCCTGGCCAATTTCCCCTACGGCCACAATGAGATCAAGTACACATTGCCCATCGGCTGCCGCGTCCGGTTGG
- a CDS encoding GWxTD domain-containing protein, with product MYKQMIRCLILSGFFFIPSLQGQAEMSSLQDNRGPAFHLDAVNLATPDRPDLSRLNLFIELVYDELQFVKMSDVYEAEYEISIIIYDKDGEQVDGKTFQEKVSVAEFDQTNKRTSYNQTNRTFDLEPGSYKIEVTLQDPESGQSSRIKRNITLQDFSKNELAISDIIWVSEVGLDSSGYVQSIRPQVSDPLKGLSSPSYAYFEIYNPENLSNVSVDYELRREHKKKTIKARLLENISGEKRIIYFPIQADSLSHGIYHLIVKARAGKEEAKVNKTFYVRWSILPVNARDLDEAIDQTRYIATKEEWKRLKKAKDGQRLEEYKKFWLRRDQTPGTELNEAMESYYTRIEYANQNFSAMQFQGWRTDRGMVYIILGPPDDVERNAYPRYSKPYEIWYYYRYNTEFAFLDATGFGDFHLETPYSVYEFQRLIDR from the coding sequence ATGTATAAACAAATGATACGCTGCTTGATCCTGTCGGGATTTTTCTTCATCCCCTCCCTGCAGGGCCAGGCGGAGATGAGCAGTCTACAGGACAACCGTGGGCCGGCCTTTCACCTGGATGCCGTCAATCTGGCCACCCCTGATCGCCCTGATTTAAGCCGCCTCAACCTGTTCATCGAACTGGTCTATGACGAACTGCAATTCGTCAAAATGTCAGACGTCTATGAAGCAGAGTATGAGATCTCGATCATCATCTATGATAAAGACGGCGAACAGGTCGACGGCAAAACATTCCAGGAAAAAGTGTCGGTTGCCGAATTCGATCAGACCAACAAGAGAACGTCGTACAACCAGACCAACCGGACCTTTGATCTGGAACCCGGTTCCTATAAAATCGAAGTGACTCTACAGGATCCGGAATCGGGCCAGAGCAGCCGCATCAAACGCAATATCACTCTGCAGGATTTTTCAAAAAATGAACTGGCGATCAGCGATATCATCTGGGTTTCTGAGGTGGGCCTCGATTCATCGGGATACGTTCAGAGCATTCGTCCGCAGGTCTCGGACCCGCTCAAAGGGCTCAGTTCGCCCTCCTACGCCTATTTTGAAATCTACAATCCCGAGAATCTCTCGAACGTGTCTGTAGACTATGAGCTGCGCCGGGAGCATAAGAAAAAAACCATCAAAGCCCGGTTGCTGGAAAACATCTCCGGCGAAAAACGGATCATCTACTTTCCCATACAGGCCGACAGTCTCAGCCACGGCATCTATCATCTGATCGTCAAAGCCCGCGCCGGAAAAGAGGAGGCCAAAGTCAACAAGACCTTCTATGTCCGCTGGAGCATCCTTCCAGTCAACGCCCGCGATCTGGATGAGGCGATCGACCAGACCCGATACATCGCCACCAAGGAAGAATGGAAGCGACTGAAAAAGGCCAAGGATGGACAACGGTTGGAGGAGTATAAAAAATTCTGGCTGCGCCGCGATCAGACACCCGGCACCGAGTTAAACGAAGCCATGGAATCGTACTATACGCGCATCGAATACGCCAATCAGAATTTTTCCGCCATGCAATTCCAGGGGTGGCGGACCGACCGAGGCATGGTGTATATTATTCTCGGGCCGCCGGACGATGTGGAGCGCAACGCCTATCCCCGCTACTCCAAACCGTACGAGATCTGGTACTATTATCGTTACAACACCGAATTCGCCTTTCTCGACGCCACCGGATTCGGCGACTTTCATCTGGAGACGCCCTACTCGGTGTACGAGTTTCAGCGACTGATCGACCGCTGA